The genomic window GATGCAATGAAAGGGAAATGTTAAAGGAGGACACCACCTGTGTTCCTTTCCAGgtttttcaaatggaaacacCCAATCAGTCGTTAGCAAAAAGCAGTGACGTGGGATACAGCCAGAGCGCTTGCTCATGGGAAAAAGCTTTTAGAAAGCCTTggaaaatggcattttgatGCTTAAACCTATGTACTTTgaccaaaatttgaattttcagaTTTGAATACATATGGAACAGTAATGTGAAGCTACAGAATAAGAAACCTCAAAAACTTAAAACATAATGTACCTGCCCTTTAAACTGTCCTCTTTGATAACTGAGTTATACAGGAATCATTTATGGCACCTGTGAACTTTTGATCTCAccataaaatatatcaaacacTGACCGCCTGTAGgtttgtaaaacattttctcactgaCAGACAAAAAATGGCAGCTGTGGTCAGTTTGACTTCAGTTAGTTACAGTCCATTACAATCGTTACAAGCTTTCCTGGCataaaaaaagtcataaaacagTAATAGTCACTTCAAAATTGAAATATAGACAATGTCTGTGTTGGGCTCTGTGGGAAATAGGTTATGTAGCTGTGTTTGCATCATACTGACTGAGCATATGGATGGACAGAGGAGGTGTAGATTATCCTGCAGGAGTGTTTTGAGAAGTTTTTTATGgatgtttcatatttatttcttttgtctTAAAAACTTTTGTCATTGTTGGAATCAATTGTACCTAATATAATTCAAGCTGAACACATGTGCAGCTGTTCGCTGTCAATGAGGAAACTATAAACATGCTACAGCCACCTCAGGTCTGCTTTGGGTGGAGTAGTAATTTGACTTATGGTGTACTCTTAACATTAAGCAATCTTCTATCACTCATTGAATTGTTTGGATACTGAGAAACCATGCAGCTGGTTAAGAGTTTAAAATGGCTGCACATCTGGTCAAAGACTCTGTCAGATGTGGATTTACAAGGTCAGACAGGGACTCAGAATCACTGGAAATAGAGTGCAGGAGGCACTTGACATCTCCAGAAATTGGGTGGAATGAAAGTGAGCTTTGAGTGAGGACAGGACAAGGACAGTGAAGATGGGAGCTGTGACTTTCTGGAGGGGAGGGGAGTAAATTCTGTGCATTTCTCAGAGGCTTAAAAGAGTCctgctgtctctttctttccccttttcttAAACAGCACTGCAAAGGGACTTGTAAATCATGGTATCTCTAATAGAGGGGGAttagttcttcttcttctcaacTGAAAGTGGAAAAGCCTTCTGCTCTCTGCAGAAGACAATTGTCATCTAGTTGACCTTTATAACTCTCAGACTTGTGCTATTTTGCAACTTGCAATCATTGGATCTCTTGCTAAATGTCTCGCTATCTCTTGGGGAGGATTGCAATACTCTCTCCAAAAAATGTGGATCGTTCATCATATTATGGCTGAACAATGTAATATTTCAGAGCTGACATGCTTGTGCAATAGTCATTGCTGAGGACGCAATTTAGTAAGGCAAATTAGACCCAATTTAATACTTGACAGAAAAGTAAAACCACAGAAAAGCACGGtctattttgaaaaataacatcatttagcctgatttacagtaattacatACCACTTTTGCCTACATGCTAACAATTGTCTcctatttatgtgtgttttacatgtatttatctTGTATCTAACTTAAAAATTAGTGGATGTagttaaaaaatattgatagaAAATTGCTACATATACAAGGcattagaaaataaatttaaaaatatgttgagTAAAACACCCTCTCTATTTAGAACTACAGAAACTAAAAGGTGCATACATCAtctgaaaaaatgaatacaagagagaaaaaaatctaatctttCAGGTCTTCACTGTCAACAATGATGTTGACAGTGAAAATGTCCAGGCTTATTAGTGACAGAAAGAAGACTTGAAAGATGGAAAGATCAGTGGTAGAAGAGGAGTGTAAATATTCAGTGAGTGGAGGAGAGACTTGATGAtagtagatgtttttttttgaaaactctAATGGTCTATCGTAGTATCCAAACAGGTGCAAATAAATGTGAGTCAATTTTATTTTGACAGGAGACTGTTTTCTTGTTGTCCGCATCTGACTGGTACATCAGAGTGATCCCTTAAttaaatttagaaaatatttgaaaatgtttggatGATGTTAAGTAGGAATGGGACTGTTGGACTATCTTTAATTTTAGACATAGCCTCTTCTGATGCCTGTCTCAGCTTTATGATGGTAACAACCTAAAGTTAGAAACATTATAATGATTGTTAATCTCTTTATAGACTGAAATAGGCCGAGGATTGTGTCTTTAAGAGCataaaaaagtgacagaagatGTAAACCATCCATATTTTTATGGTTgcatagtaaaaaaaacaaaaatctacaTCCAACATTGTATCGTATTGTACTCATATTGGCCATTTCTTCAACAAAACACTGTAGCACTGTTTACAATGGACCTTAAACATGAAATGCATCAAAGTTTTAAAGcatgttttcttgtcttttccAGGATTCAATGAAAATGTCCGTGTGTGTCCATGAGAACCGGAAATCCAGAGCCAGCACTGGCTCTATGAACATCTACCTGTTCCACAAGTCCTCATATGCCGACAGTGTCCTCATGCACCTCAACTCACTGCGGCAGCAAAGGCTTTTCACAGATGTCCTGCTTCATGCCGGCAGCCGCTCCTTCCCCTGCCATCGTGCCGTGCTGGCTGCCTGCAGCCGCTACTTCGAGGCCATGTTCAGCGGTGGGCTGAGGGAGAGCCAGGCCAGTGAGGTCGACTTCCGTGACTCCATCCACCCGGAGGTTTTAGAGCTCCTGCTGGATTATGCGTACTCCTCACGTGTGGTCATCAATGAGGAGAACGCAGAGTCACTACTGGAGGCTGGGGACATGCTGGAGTTTCAGGACATCCGGGATGCCTGTGCTGAATTCCTGGAGAGAAACCTTCACCCGACTAACTGTCTTGGCATGCTGTTGCTGTCTGATGCCCACCAGTGCACCAAGCTGTCAGAGCTCTCTTGGGGCATGTGCCTCAGCAACTTCCCCGCTATTTGCAAGACAGAGGACTTCCTCCAACTGCCCAAAGATATGGTAGTGCAGCTTTTGTCACATGAGGAGCTGGAGACAGAAGATGAGAGACTGGTTTATGAAGCTGCCCTGAACTGGATCAACTATGACCTGGAAAGGAGGCACTGCCACCTTCCAGAGCTCCTGAGAACAGTTCGTCTCGCCCTGCTGCCCGCCATCTTTCTAATGGAGAATGTCTCGACAGAAGAGCTGATCAATGCCCAGGCCAAGAGCAAGGAGCTGGTGGATGAGGCTATCCGCTGTAAGCTGAAGATCCTGCAGAATGATGGCGTGGTTAACAGCCCATGTGCTCGACCAAGAAAAACCAGCcatgctctctttctcctggGAGGGCAGACTTTCATGTGTGACAAGTTGTACCTGGTGGACCAGAAGGCCAAAGAGATCATCCCGAAGGCAGACATTCCCAGCCCAAGGAAGGAGTTCAGCGCCTGTGCCATCGGCTGTAAGGTATATATCACAGGTGGGAGAGGCTCAGAGAATGGTGTATCCAAAGATGTATGGGTCTATGACACCGTCCATGAGGAATGGTCCAAAGCGGCGCCCATGCTGATTGCCAGGTTTGGTCATGGCTCTGCAGAGCTGAAACACTGCCTGTACGTGGTGGGAGGTCACACTGCAGCAACTGGCTGTCTCCCTGCTTCTCCATCCGTATCGCTCAAACAGGTGGAGCAGTTTGACCCAGTGGCCAACAAGTGGACCATGGTGGCTCCTCTGAGAGAGGGTGTGAGCAATGCAGCAGTGGTCAGTGTCAAGCTCAAGCTCTTTGCCTTTGGTGGAACCAGCGTCACCCACGACAAGCTGCCCAAGGTGCAGTGCTACGATCCGCAGGAGAACCGATGGACTGTACCTGCGTCCTGCCCGCAGCCATGGCGCTACACAGCCGCTGCTGTGCTGGGAAACCAGATCTTTGTCATGGGCGGGGATACAGAGTTCTCAGCGTGCTCGGCTTATAAGTTCAGCAGCGAGAACTACCAATGGACTAAAGTGGGCGATGTGACGGCCAAGCGGATGAGCTGCCAGGCAGTGGCATCGGGGAACAAACTGTATGTTGTGGGAGGTTACTTTGGCACACAGCGATGTAAAACTCTGGACTGCTACGACCCCACACTGGATGCCTGGAACAGCATCACTACTGTGCCATACTCGCTCATTCCCACTGCTTTCGTCAGCACCTGGAAACATCTGCCTGCTTGAACCCCGAACCCTCTACCCACCCTCATTTCATGAGGTATGTTGAACTTCTCGtgtctttttctgtgtgaagGGTTTGACGGTTGCACCTTTTTCCTTTACTTAAACCATTTATGAATGCACAGTtgcttttttaatgtattttgtcatgtgttattttgtttgggAATGAATTAGAGCCAAACTAATACAGGATTTTTGAATCaggaataataaaaaacataatatattggctgatatttcatttaacataaaaaaaatcacttttgaCAGTGAATCAGGACATATTTAAGCACATTTGGAACAGAAAAGTTCACATTTAGTTAAATCATTATATATGATAACTATAAATTAATGCACAAactcttaaaggacaggttcgcaatttttcaagtctgtcttaaaacaatagtcaggtgtccaaatgaacactgaaatgtgagaaaaaatattctgaaattgatttgattcaattgaattcagaaaaataagggtttaaaatatggaaaaatgcaACCTGTAAAACATTTACTGCAGTTTATATTTGCAATACTGATATACAATCTGTGATAAGCCAATATTGGCCTATTGACATATTGTTCaggctttattttcatttgctgGTTCTCTTCAATTTTCAGAATAAGAAAGATACTGATAGGATAGGAAGAGTCTTCTTAgctgaaaagaggagaaagatctagaggagggagggtggaCAATGTGGGGGGATTGATGGGGGCTTGTGTGTGTTAGTTAAGTGAGTTATGTGGCTGTGGGGATGGGCCGAAGGACAGAGAGGGTAATTGAAAGAGAATAGGATACTTTTATTGCTCCTGTGGGGGAAATCTCTCTAAGAGGGAAAAGGGGGTCTGCCAATTAGACAAGTCACACACCAGCAGGCTACAACACCCTGGCGAGGCTAATCCCCTCTCAGTCGCCTTCCTTTGATGAGGTTATGGTCTTTACGCTGGGTGAGAGAGAGGCAGCCGGCGACTCACGCAGTGTCGGAAACCATTCATCATCAGTTACAAGCAGAGATGACTGAGAGAAGTGGCATGAGGGGAAGTGAGGAGGGAGAGTTGCAGAGTTAGAAAGTGTcagcccccccacccctcacctCTGCTCAGTGAGACACACATCATCCTTGATAGCAGTGGTCTCGCTCTGAAAATTTACTGTTGAACTCGACAGTCTCTTCTGCCTCCGTCTATGTCTTCCTGGCCTCATTCTAACCCTGCTCTCCTGAGCTGATGATAAACAGGCCAGACGTATGTGGAGCATGGGTAGTCAGCTGGCAAACCTGATCTTTCTGCACGCTGCAGGCTGCATGGTCAGATCACATCACACAAACCCTACACCCTACACTGATGACCCCCACACATACCCATGGAGGCAGTCTttttcgtgtttttttttttgtatggtTGAAATGGCTGCCAACCCTCAGCTTTTGAGAAAGCAAGGGAGAGAAGTGTCTCTCCAGCTGTCCAACACTGCACAGTCTCCCATTTGATAATGCCAGGAAGCAGCTCAGAGTAGCCTCACTGCTGCGATACTGTGATGTTCCTCCTCTCTACAGgatgaaatatttttgaagACTTATTATTCCCTTTCTTTTCAGTGACTCATCTCTGAAAAGGAGACACTAGACTGAAGGTTTGACTATCTGTAAGCCAGTGCAACACTGTGCTCAGTGAAGGATATAATCCCGCCACTAATTTAATAcagaatttgttttttgtgggcCTGCCTGTCATGGCAACTGACAGTCTACTCCCTGAACACAGTGAAAAGACGAAATGTGGAAGAATGGAAAAGAGGGCTGACTGTTTAGGaatgaaagaggaaggaagtaTGTAAGACCTCACAGAAGGAGATTGTagctgtgagagaaaaaagttTTCCCTCAGTTTTTCCCAGGGGAACAATATTAACTTGTCTGAGAATCCTTCTTTTTAGATTTCTCTTCCTTGCAGAGCTTTTAATAGGGACGAATGGTACCGACAGAATCATTATTAGTGTATTACAGTACTATAGCCATATTTTCAGGATTTTAGATGTTTACAAGATATTTagacacaaaaaagtataaGAAACTATCATTAGCAGTGTGCGTGGATTGAGGATGACCAaccaaataaatgaatttaactTCATTTAGCTAGAGCAGTCTAATGAATTTAACTAAAATACAGCTGTAAGACCAAGGAAAAGGTCACTTGTAAGATACTGTATCATGTCTCATACCACCACTGATATATTACCGGAAATTGCCAAATATTTGCCAAAAAAGTCCAAGGATGAGAACTAAATGAACAAATGTAGCACCCCTGCAAATGAGTTAGAGTCTACATACACTTTGGACCAAAGTAACCTGATCAGCTTCATCTGGCTTCCAGTTCCCATTACAGTGTGGCCGTTTAAATGGTTTCCAGTTAAAAGAATTAATGATGTATGGGACGTGCACAGTGTATAGGGAATAGTTAGACATTGtgaaaaatatgcttattttcttgctgagagttagatgataaGATCAATATGACTATTATGACTGTATGCTGAAGCTACAGCCAACagttagttagcttagcttagcttagacTCCAGGAAGCTactgctcccagccaagaaatagtccagtcAATAACTTCCTGAAAAACCAGAACTTgtcattttggtttttgtacggattaaacagATAAGATTTAACATGTTAGCTAGTGAACTGTCACCACCTGATTcaagtctttgtgctaagctaagctaacaatctCCTGGCTTTAGCTACATATTTAGCGTACAATCATGAGAGCTGTATCAATCTTCTAaactaactctctgcaagagagtgaataagtgtattttccaaaatgttcaaTTATTCCTTATTTTCATCATATTGCAATATACAAGTGTGACAGTGTGTAGTTTAAATGCACCAGTGGCAGTGACATTGAGTTAATCTCTAAGAATTAGATGAAATGTGAGCCCACACCAGTGTTCAAACCTCTttgattaataaatgaatacattttttttttctaaatactAACATGAACCAAACTGGAATCCAGTGCTTAGCTAGTTTTCTAGATTTCAAGTAAAATTTACCAAGAGATGATCATTGAAGCCTCCTAGGCAAATCCAGGCCTCATCAGCAACAAGACATTTCTCTAAAATGTCAGCTGGATAGAAAGCGGTTCAGCTATTCACTCATCACATGTACATCCTCCGGCAACAACACCAAGGGAAAGGCCGACCTCCAACCAGAGATAGCTGAGGATGTCTAAAATGGATATTGCTTTGCACATTAGACACATAGAGGGCTGCCAAGCCTGTAACCATCTGCGGTATATAGATAAGCACATATTAagtaaaagctttaaaaatggAAAGGTCAAAGAAATGAAATTCTGAGAGTAAAACGCACTCAGATGTGAAAAGTGTAGTAGGCTTAGGGGGAGATACAAAGCTGGACGAAGGCCAGACTGCACTGAAGAAATAGAGTAGGTGGATTTACAAAATCTATTAGTCTAGCAGAAGATACAGGGTGGACACATCAGCAATACCTGCACAATATAAATCAATGTAATAACTCTGTGGTAAAATACTACCTTTGTAAAGCCTGTAGTCTTACATTTTTGTTCAGACTGTGcgagagaggtgttgattcactTCTATGGTGATTATTGAGGATGCAATTTGTGTCGGTGTTGTATTAGATCACAGGAAGTGAATaaaatgcaatccaatacagcaTCGCTACAAACAAATCATGATAGAGTTGAGACAACAACACTGATAGAGTCACAGAGCTATagcattacattttatttcctccAACCTTTGAACATCCCCCTCTCTTTAAAGATAGATAAACATTGCAGAGATTAAAATTTCAAGGAGATTGATCCAGGGGCTTTATTCTTGAGCCTTGTTTTCCTAGATGTGTCTTACTCTCTGCTTTTAAACTTCTTTTGTGCTCAGAGTAATTAAAGAG from Thunnus maccoyii chromosome 19, fThuMac1.1, whole genome shotgun sequence includes these protein-coding regions:
- the enc1 gene encoding ectoderm-neural cortex protein 1 — translated: MKMSVCVHENRKSRASTGSMNIYLFHKSSYADSVLMHLNSLRQQRLFTDVLLHAGSRSFPCHRAVLAACSRYFEAMFSGGLRESQASEVDFRDSIHPEVLELLLDYAYSSRVVINEENAESLLEAGDMLEFQDIRDACAEFLERNLHPTNCLGMLLLSDAHQCTKLSELSWGMCLSNFPAICKTEDFLQLPKDMVVQLLSHEELETEDERLVYEAALNWINYDLERRHCHLPELLRTVRLALLPAIFLMENVSTEELINAQAKSKELVDEAIRCKLKILQNDGVVNSPCARPRKTSHALFLLGGQTFMCDKLYLVDQKAKEIIPKADIPSPRKEFSACAIGCKVYITGGRGSENGVSKDVWVYDTVHEEWSKAAPMLIARFGHGSAELKHCLYVVGGHTAATGCLPASPSVSLKQVEQFDPVANKWTMVAPLREGVSNAAVVSVKLKLFAFGGTSVTHDKLPKVQCYDPQENRWTVPASCPQPWRYTAAAVLGNQIFVMGGDTEFSACSAYKFSSENYQWTKVGDVTAKRMSCQAVASGNKLYVVGGYFGTQRCKTLDCYDPTLDAWNSITTVPYSLIPTAFVSTWKHLPA